The Macrobrachium rosenbergii isolate ZJJX-2024 chromosome 14, ASM4041242v1, whole genome shotgun sequence sequence CACTTCCAGTGCCAAGCCTACACCACCCTCTCCGGGCAAGAACCCCAGCTGTCGTTGGATGGGAAGACCCTTTTCTATCAAGACACCACTGCCAATCTCTGTATCCCACTCGCATGGTGACGTAACATCCAAGATTCAGATGTTGCCAGCCACAGGTGCTGACGTGTCTGTTATGGGCCCTCAGCATCTGCACCTTCTGTGCATTCCTAGGAGCGCAATAGAACCCCCACCAGTTACCCGATGTTCACTGCACGTGGTTCTATGATGGCACCTTCCTTAAGATCATTCACAGCCACTCTCACTGTAGCTTAGAGATCTTACTCAGTGAGGATCTAAGTCCATGAAGGTGTTCGAACACTACTGCTGTTATATAGCCACTGCAAAGAGTTGACCATTATTCCGCCAGAGTTTCCCAGACCTATTCTGGATGTTACCCATGTCAGTAGGTGTTCAGAGCTGGCTCTTCATGCCACCACGTCGCCTGCCAAAGCCAGAGGCTTTTTTGCTATGAGCGTTCAAGGATGTACTGATCTCCaaggaagaactgaagaaagcCCCACTCAAGCCGATGGAAGGACCTGCAATGCGAATCCATCTTAAGGAAGGTTCTGTGCCTTTTGCCCATCAATGCACCTTGCCAGATACCACAAGTCCGCTGGTGATGAATCCTCAGACTGGTGTCACCTGCTTGTCATAGTACCTAAGGACAAAGGCGTTCAAATCACCGTTGACCTGAAGAACCTCAACAGCCAAGCAAAACACCCAGCCCACCCGTCACCCTCACCATTGTCTTGTGTCCGCAGCATTGATCTGAAGGCCAAGTTCTTCACCACTGCAGATGCCCTGCACAGGTACTGGCAAATGCAACTTGCAGAGGATGATCAAAAGTTAAACACATCCATCAACCCTATGGCCGATTCCAGTATTGCAGAGGTTCAATGAGACTTGCAGCCACAGGAAATGCTGTCTACTGCCTTCAAGGAGACAAGGCTCTGCAAGGTGTCGGGAATTGCATTAAGGTAGTCGACGACAGCCTGCTGTTTGACAAGGATTTTCCCAGCCATCTATGCCGAATCCATGAGATGATGACAAGGTGCTGCAAGTTGGCATCACACTAAAAAACAAGTTTGTAGTTGCTGCCTCCAGCGTTACCTTCTGCGGATTTTGGAGCTCTGTAGACGGCACTTAAGTGGACCCTGACAAAGTGGCAGCAATCAAGGACTTCATCCCCTACACTGATGAACTTGATGGATTTTTGTTCATTCATGGGGTTAGTGAACCAGTTGGCAGACTTTATGCCTGAGATACCTAATGCAGCTCAGCCTCCCATACCCCTTGTGAGCCTCAGGCATGCATTTGTATGGACCATGGATCAGGAATGAGCATTTTGCCGCAGTGAAGACTGCCCTGGCTAGCCCACCAGTCCTTGTCTCCTTTGATCCAGCCTTCCCAATTATCCTACAGACAGACGCTTCTCGACTCAACAGACTAGGATATGTCCTTCTACAGGACCACAGCAGTGGGAGACTCCGCGTAGCACAGTGTGGTTCTTGTTTCCTCGCAGAAGCTGAGATGCACTACTCCACAATCGAGTAAGAGACGTTAGCTGTAACCTGGGCTATGTCCAAATACCAACTCTACCTGCTAGGCCTTCAACATTTTATGTTGATGACAGACCATCACCCACTGGTGCCAACTCTCAACCATTACACTCTGGATGTGGTTGAGAATCCCCATTTGCAACGTCTAAAGGAGAATCTTACTGTATCTGTTCACAGCTGTGTGGCATGCTGGCAAGCAGCTTGGCACACCCGATGCCCTGTCGTGTGCCCCTGCCAGCCAGCTCACACCACAGGATGAAACCAACTGCATTGAGGCTGGGACATACATCAGGACCATTGCCACTGCTGACAGGATTATTCAAGATCTTCATGCTTCAGCAAGAGAGGACGTGTTGTACATCTGTCTTCAAGACTGCATGCCCTCAGAATTTCCCACCAATTGTTACAACTTTGAAttatacataattcattgctCCCATCCTGGAAACTATGGACAGACTTTCAGTTGATGCTGAACCCATACTTTATGGAGCATGGATTGTGGTTCCTGCCGCCCTTCACACTCTATCACGACTCCACGACAGCTTGTGAGCCTTGCCAGGTTTCACAACCCAGCCTCCAGCAGGAATCTCTTCAAAACAACAACCACCCTATTAGGCCCTTCAAGTCCGTGTCAGTGGGCTTCTTCAGTGTTGTAGGGAAGTCAGTCCTTGTTGTGAGCGACAGGCCTTTTTGGCTGGCCTGTGGTTCTGAAGGAAAGTTGGTCAATTCAGACTACAcagtataaaacaaaatattaaatgtttatttcccgGATAACATGGAGGGTAATACTTCCATTAGGTAACTAGAAAAAGGGTCTGTAGCAAATCAACAAATGTCCATTTCACATACCTTAATATGCTGGGTAAGCCAATCAACTTACAACTATATGTCAAACTTGTTAGCAACATAGGCTATAATGAAGGTAGGTAAATCTGCCTGAACATCTATCTTTCAGGAAATGCCAACAATGCTTCCTGAAAGAATGCAGTGAACCACAAACTTgttttattaacaatataaacttgttttaaaacatattattatcaccaatatttcaaacagcaaGAATCCCACCCGTTACAGTCCTCAGTAGACAATACAAGActattcataaacataaattaataaatatgaccATTTGCTGTAGGATCGCTACAACAGAAAGGTTAGATTACTTGGCTAACAGGCTTCTCACATGACTAGCCTAACCTTTTGTCTAAGATTATGGGGCTAGGTTACAAGTGAACAATTACAAATGTATACAAGATTAGCATAAGGACTGTAATGGGTCAGCAAAGTAAACAATGGATTGAAACCtaggggggggggggtaaatAGTCGCACGGGTATTAGTCTTAACAACACGCAGTTAGGCCTAACCAAGTAGAATACTCTAAGCTGTTTCCACGTGAGGCCTACAATGCTGGCTGACTAGCCTAAAAGCGATCAACAGatcaaattatgaaataatatgcACGGCAACTACAATCATGCTGCAAAGCCTAAATCAGGCTGCTCAAAGATAAGAGCAAAAATGGTCTCTAGGACATACCTAAAAGGCGAATGTCGTAGTCTAAGTTAGCTAGAGGTATAAGCTATCCTCTGTTAAGGCTATCATACAATAACTGGAAAGGATGACTACATCGGACAGGCCCATCACAACATACTCACCGCTACCCTAGCATTAATGTCTATATGATGATGAGGTTCGTATGTTGCAATaaacaatacaatgaaatgaaTGCTTGGCCATAAGGTAgtaaaaggggagggggggacatttctagatggaaaaattaaatgatttaacaatatcAAAGATTTAATAACCCAATTAATGATGACTATTGATAAACAACATTAACCTCAATAATACTTGAGTCTAAGTCACGTCCGAACTCCGAACACAACTCTCAAACGAAACTGACTTATTTGTACAAAACTGATAAACTTAGGAAAATGAGAAATACCTTCTACTGAATACAACAGCAATcattccccccaaaaatatatctCAATTCCAATTAATAACACTTTGGGAGTCGAAAACTCGACAGTGGTTGTCCCATGCTGCAGACACCATTGCCTCTGCAACGATAAGGATCTTCTGCAGATACTTCAGGGAGGTCAGTGTCCCACTTCATCTAAGGACCAATGGTGGACCTCAATTCACCAGCCGTGAATTCAGGGGTTTCATGGAGCGATGGGGAGTACATCATCTCATTATTTCCCTGCACTACCCACAGTCCAATGGCCATGCTGAAGCAGACAGTGCCCTCAGGCAACATCAACTGTGAAGACTTTGACCTTGGCCTCTTGGAGTTATGGAACACTCCAAACTTCATGGGCTGCTCCCCTGCACAAATCCTACATGGGCACCCACTTCACTCCTGTGTGCCTGCTCATCCTCAGTCATTCTCGCAGGAATGGCTTGAGAAAGCTGAGGACTGTGATTGCTGCCAGAGCACCGAACTTGTACAGAGGTCGTACAATCAACATGCACGTCCCCTACCCAGGCTAGAAGTTGGACAGTCAGTCAGGATTCAGGCTCAGACTTTTCACTGCTGGTACAAGGTCAGGATAGTCATGAGCTATGGCAGGTCAAAGGACTATGAAGTGCGTCTCCCCAGCAGACGAGTATACTGGAGGAACTGGCGCTTCCTGTACCCAGTACCAACCCTTGGCACTGACCCTCTACCTCACATCCCTGTGGACCTTTACATGGACATAAAAGAGTCCTCTGACAGCCACACATAGATCTCCCAGGTTTTCCAGATGAAAAACCCGCTTGAGATGGGACTACGAgtgtgaaggggggagggaggtgtaaATACTATAATTTATGTGTAACATATATTTGTCATTGTATAATGTATTCTCGCCTCCCAGCAGTACGCCGCTTCCCCTCTCCGAGTTCGGTTGCTCACTCACATTGTCCTTGTTGCATTGTAACCTTACCTAATAAAGAACCTACATTTTAGGTGAACTTGTTTCATGTCTCATCCCATCCAATAGGTAGCAACCCTTAAGCAGGGCACCACAGTTGAGTTTTTAGTCAGATTTCTTGGCCTTTCTATGATGATGTCATCCTTATGCTGCACATAACAATGTTCATCCAGGTTTCCTCTCTGGGGAAAGTGTTTTCAGTCACATAACCTTTTATCCTCCATTTGTATGTCTCCTGTGGCTGGTCTGGCTAGCTTTCTCTTCAAATGAATAAGTATCCTAACAGGGAGGTCTTAGTTGCTGTCTAATGATCATATCATGCTGGAATTTAGAACCTGGTCATTCCAAGTGTTGCTGAAGGATCTTTTTAATGACTTTCTTGCTGTCTTTTTCTTAATCTGAGGCTCTATTTCTTGTCTCACTGTTTGCTTTCGTTGTATTTGTGATTccctcttctttatcttttcttcttctagtctctttttttcatctctttctgcTTTCAAACATGCGATTCCTTGACTAGATGAAATAGCAAAAGTTTTATCcctaattgttttctttttcttagcccCTTGGTCCTTTCTGGGTGAGGGAGAAAATTTGAATGATTTGAAAATATCACTCACTTTTTGAGATGAAGAAGCAACTGGTGATGATTCTTGTACAGGCTGctgcatatgtttgtgtgttttgcaaggagtTTCAGATGGTGTTCGTAAGTATGACGTGACTGTCTTAGGCTCTGGTGTAACTGGTGTTTTAGCAGCCCTTTCTTTCAGGTCTCTAATCTCTGACTGTAAACCCAGTACAATATTAAATAGGTTTTCTACATTGCAGCAATTCGATGTAAAGGCATCCACTGAAGCCACTGACGCAGATGTTTGCTCCAAAGATAATGTAGAATGTTCTGTATTGAGGCAATTGGCTAGGTTTTGGTCCACTGGAGAAGCAGCAGTATTATCCTTAGGTCTGTTTTGAAGTGAAGGGAGTGACAGAAGATTCTGGGTTCTCCCTTGGTTAGTAAAGTTGGTCTCCTTATCTTCAGTGGATGACATGTCATTAATACTGACTTCATTTTCCTCAAAGCTGTTTCTGTAGTCAGGTGGCGACAATTTGTGTGCTGAATCATCAAAATCTATAACTTCGGTTGCACTTTCAAAACCATTGTAACTAGATCTCAGTGATGACCATTTCTTAACAGTAGTTATCTCGGCAACTAGATTCATTACttgcattttgtttattaaagccatatcatcattgaaaaaagaaaagtccTCATATTTGCATCTCTTCATTAAACCTTTGAAGATTTCTATATCTTGAGTAGGAGTGCATACATTTATGCCAACATTCACTCTTATGTGATGAGTAGTCTCAACGAACTTCTGTCAACCTGCCCACCtattagagaatgaaaaagaaaatatcaagattagATGTTCTGTGATTATCTaatatacttgaatatttttaattctggATATCAAGTTATTGTATCATCTTTCCTGTGCAATGccggaaatgaagaaaaaaaattactcaggTCTTAATCTAAATTACTCAAGTAATTgggtaattatgtaaaaaaagatatttaagatGTAAGTGctcattccttttttatattagtGAAATATAACTAATTCAGTACTACCCTACCCAGATCAATGTTTTCAAAGATGGATATGTTAGGCACATGTGTGATTGCAGTTCTTATCTTAGAGTAATCTGGAGCAGAAGAATCAAAAG is a genomic window containing:
- the LOC136845808 gene encoding uncharacterized protein, whose amino-acid sequence is MKRCKYEDFSFFNDDMALINKMQVMNLVAEITTVKKWSSLRSSYNGFESATEVIDFDDSAHKLSPPDYRNSFEENEVSINDMSSTEDKETNFTNQGRTQNLLSLPSLQNRPKDNTAASPVDQNLANCLNTEHSTLSLEQTSASVASVDAFTSNCCNVENLFNIVLGLQSEIRDLKERAAKTPVTPEPKTVTSYLRTPSETPCKTHKHMQQPVQESSPVASSSQKVSDIFKSFKFSPSPRKDQGAKKKKTIRDKTFAISSSQGIACLKAERDEKKRLEEEKIKKRESQIQRKQTVRQEIEPQIKKKTARKSLKRSFSNTWNDQVLNSSMI